A region of Toxotes jaculatrix isolate fToxJac2 chromosome 23, fToxJac2.pri, whole genome shotgun sequence DNA encodes the following proteins:
- the vangl2 gene encoding vang-like protein 2, which translates to MDNESIYSGYSFKSSHSRSSRKHRERRDKHRSKTRDSSIRGDKSVTIHAPGEQLLDAESTRGEDRDDNWGETTTVVTGTSVDSISNEDLTRISKDLDESSPLECRRYFGLVLGAVLGLFALVTPLAFLALPQLLWRDTLDPCGTPCEGLYISLAFKLLILLISTWALFLRPPRATLPRFFVFRCLLLALVFLFVASYWLFYGVRVLEPRETDYRGIVGYAASLVDALLFIQYLALVLLEVRHLQPAFCLKVVRTTDGASHFYSVGHLSIQRAAVWVLDHYYSDFPVYNPALLNLPKSILTKKMSAFKVYNLGEENSTNNSTGQSRAMIAATARRRDNSHNEYYYEEAEVERRVRKRKARLVVAVEEAFTHIKRHQEEEATASSPKHPREVMDPREAAQAIFAPMARAMQKYLRATRQQSYHSMESIINHLQFCITHNMTPKAFLERYLSPGPTLQYLDNGRGRQWTLVSEEPVTASLRQGQIFTLKRLDYALVVTVTPLPFLRLGEEFIDPKSHKFVMKLQSETSV; encoded by the exons ATGGACAACGAGTCGATATATTCAGGCTACTCCTTCAAGTCGTCCCACTCACGAAGCTCCCGCAAACACAG agagagaagagataaaCATCGCTCAAAGACTCGCGACAGCAGCATCCGTGGAGACAAGTCGGTGACCATCCATGCTCCTggagagcagctgctggatgcagaGTCCaccagaggagaggacagg gACGACAACTGGGGCGAGACCACAACAGTGGTCACTGGCACCTCCGTGGACAGCATCTCCAATGAGGACTTGACACGGATCTCTAAGGACCTGGACGAGTCCTCGCCACTGGAGTGTCGCCGTTACTTTGGCCTTGTGTTGGGCGCCGTTCTCGGGCTCTTCGCTTTGGTCACTCCTCTGGCCTTCCTGGCTCTCCCACAGCTTCTGTGGCGGGACACACTAGACCCTTGCGGCACTCCATGTGAGGGCCTTTACATTTCTCTGGCCTTTAAGCTCCTAATCCTCCTCATCTCCACCTGGGCGTTGTTCCTCCGCCCACCCAGAGCCACTCTGCCACGCTTCTTTGTCTTCCGCTGTCTGCTGCTGGCACTGGTCTTCCTCTTCGTGGCGTCCTATTGGCTCTTCTATGGGGTGCGGGTTCTGGAGCCAAGAGAGACGGACTACAGGGGAATTGTGGGATATGCAGCGTCTCTGGTGGATGCGCTGCTGTTCATTCAGTACCTGGCCCTGGTGCTGCTGGAGGTCAGACACCTGCAGCCCGCTTTCTGTCTGAAGGTGGTGAGGACCACAGATGGAGCCAGCCACTTCTACAGTGTGGGACATCTCAG TATTCAGCGGGCAGCAGTGTGGGTTCTGGACCACTACTACAGCGACTTCCCGGTCTATAATCCCGCCCTGCTTAACCTGCCGAAGTCCATCCTCACCAAGAAGATGTCTGCGTTCAAGGTCTACAATCTAGGAGAAG AAAACAGCACCAATAACTCCACGGGGCAATCCAGAGCCATGATCGCAGCCACGGCTCGGAGAAGAGACAACTCCCACAACGAGTACTACTAcgaggaggcagaggtggagcgGAGGGTCCGCAAACGCAAGGCCAG GCTGGTGGTGGCAGTTGAAGAAGCCTTCACCCACATCAAGCGTcaccaggaggaggaggcgacCGCGTCCTCACCCAAACACCCACGGGAGGTGATGGATCCCAGGGAGGCAGCTCAGGCCATCTTCGCTCCCATGGCCCGGGCCATGCAGAAGTACCTCCGTGCCACCAGGCAGCAGTCCTACCACAGCATGGAGAGCATCATCAACCACCTGCAATTCTGCATCACCCACAACATGACCCCAAAG GCATTCCTTGAACGTTACCTCAGCCCAGGTCCCACCCTCCAGTACCTGGACAATGGTAGGGGCCGCCAGTGGACACTAGTGAGCGAGGAGCCAGTGACGGCCTCTCTGCGCCAAGGTCAGATCTTCACCCTGAAACGCCTGGACTACGCCCTGGTCGTCACGGTGACGCCCCTTCCCTTCTTGCGGCTGGGCGAGGAGTTCATTGACCCCAAAAGTCACAAGTttgtcatgaagctgcagtcagAAACCTCTGTGTAG
- the si:cabz01074946.1 gene encoding uncharacterized protein si:cabz01074946.1 — protein sequence MRLQVLLIQFFQVALAEYLPGVSGYLGETIILPSGANSAWKLTKIEWSVFPNNTWIATYRNGTEKIGRIRQYKGRLGLSISSGNLTIHNLTRDDSMEYTVDLINSQRQSTVNKIKLTVRQHLMKPTITTLFTKPMEGGCWIGLRCSSQEERVDFSWQVEPLNVPAYNMSRSDGHGVLLGFIKTGQTFNFTCTSSKLEEKTSNVVPVKCDVLTEKPCTDRCGLCMFIGSFLIIIITVLYAYREKIKAELINLKNRLITKPGNDQ from the exons ATGAGACTTCAAGTTCTCCTCATTCAATTCTTCCAAG TGGCACTAGCTGAATACCTCCCTGGTGTCAGTGGGTACCTTGGGGAGACCATTATCTTGCCCTCAGGTGCAAACTCAGCGTGGAAACTCACAAAAATTGAGTGGTCAGTATTCCCCAACAACACTTGGATTGCCACCTATCGCAATGGGACGGAAAAGATTGGCCGCATCCGTCAGTACAAAGGGAGACTCGGCCTCAGCATCTCATCag GTAACTTGACGATCCATAATTTGACCAGAGATGATAGCATGGAATACACCGTGGACCTCATCAACTCACAAAGACAAAGCACCGTAAACAAGATCAAGCTCACAGTTAGAC AACACCTTATGAAACCGACCATAACAACACTCTTCACTAAACCTATGGAAGGAGGCTGTTGGATTGGCCTGCGGTGTTCTTCTCAAGAAGAACGTGTTGACTTTTCCTGGCAGGTGGAACCTCTCAATGTGCCTGCCTATAATATGAGTAGATCTGATGGACACGGAGTTCTGTTAGGTTTCATCAAGACTGGGCAGACATTCAATTTCACCTGCACCTCCAGCAAGCTTGAGGAGAAGACCTCAAATGTTGTCCCAGTAAAGTGCGATG TGTTAACGGAAAAACCGTGCACAGATAGGTGTGGTCTTTGTATGTTCATTGGGAGTTTCCTCATAATCATCATAACAGTATTATACGCTTAcagag aaaaaatcAAAGCTGAATTGATAAACCTCAAAA acaGACTGATTACAAAACCAGGAAATGACCAATGA